The genomic window GAGAAGAAGTGACCCCGCAAGAAATCAAGGGACGGGCCGTGGCCCGTCCCTTGCCGTCCTGCCTCTAGAAACAGAAACCAGGAACGAGAAACTAGAAACTGCGCTTCACTTCCCCGTCTTCTTGCGCAGCTCATCGAACCAGTGCAGCACGATATTGATCTGGGTGCCGCCGGCCTGCTGCACGTCGCGGGCGACGATCAGCCGCCCGTCCCGGGCCACGTCGTAACCCGACCACTGCGCCTTGTCCAGGAACAGCTTCACTGGCTGGCCGGGATGCAGCCCCGGCCCCGGGCCCATGGGCACCGAGATCACCCAGTCCTGGGAGATGTACAGCAATTCCTTGCCCGAAGGCGCCCAGCGCGGCAGCACTCCGCCTTCGCGCGAGATCTGCTCCCGCACCCCGGGGTCGCTCATGGACTGCACGAAGACCTCCGACCGCCCCGACTCGTTGGATTTGCCCGTCGGGAGAGATCGCGAGCGCCATCGCTGCTCTCTAGAAACTAGAAACTAGAAACGAGAAACTATTTCTTCAGCTCCGCGGTCCAGTTGAGCACCAGTTCGAGCGGCGCCGAGGATTCCTGCGAGCTCACGTCGACCAAGAAGCGCCTGCCGTCCGGGCCGACATCGAAGGCCGTGCCCCCGGCGGGGCTGGCCCGCAGCGCTACCAACTGCTTGATTCCGGTGATCGCGAAATCGGAGCCCTGGGCGGTATAGGACGCCACCGACAGGTTGAAGCTGTTGTCCTCGAAGAACAGCTCATCGGAGTTCTGGCTCCAGACCGCGCTGTTGCCGCCCTGGGACGAAACCTGCCACCGCCCACTGCCGCTGGGGAAGGCGGAGACGTAGACCTGCGGCCCGCCCGCTTCGATGCAGACGTAGGCGATCCAGCGGCCATCCCGCGAGAGGTCATAGCCCACTACCGTGTCCTGGGAGAACCGCGGTTTGGCCACCACCACGGGCTTGCCATCGCCCACGGGCAGCGCTTCCACCTGGGCTCCGGAAGGCCCGGTGTTATGGATGAACGCCAGATAGCGCCCGTCCGGCGACCACTCCGGCCAGGTGGCGCCGCCGCTCTCCGGCCGGTACTGCAGGACGGCGCCACCGCTCCCGTTGACGGCCTTGGCGTAGAGGGCTGGGGGCTGGCCCACTCCCGTGCCAAAGCCGTTGTCCGCGGCATAGACCACCCGCTGGCCGTCCCGCGACCAGGAGGGTGCCGAGTGCGCGGTGAACGAGTCGAAGCTCAGGCGCGTGGCCAGCCCGCTCTCCACGTCCAGCAGGTAGATCTCCGAGGTCCGTCCGATGATCGCCGCTGCCACCCGCTTCCCGTCCGGGGAGATGCTGTAGCCGTTGTAACCGGCCGGGGGACCGAGCAGCGCCAGCGTCTTGCCGCTGCGGTCCATCCAGGTGAGCTGCGCTCCCGGCGTGGCGGCGCCGTGCTGGTAGGCCAACGTGCCGCGCTGCGAAGCCGTGACCAGCAGATGCCAGGTGCCGGGATCGTAGGCGACCGCGTCGCTGATGATCTCCGGATCGCCGCCCAGCGTCCCCGACGCCGCATCGAAGCGCTGCGCCACCAGGCTGTTCTGCTGGTGGTAGAGCAGGTAGCCGCTGGCATAAAAGCCCCCGGCGTCGGAAGCCACCACCAGCTTGTTCAAGCTTCCATCCAGCGCCGCATAGTAGATGCCGCTCCCCTGTCCCGAGGGGCTGGTGTGCGAAGTGGCGTAGTAGAGGAAGTGCTGGCCGTCGGGAAGGGCGATGGGCCAGCGGTGGGTGGTCTGCTGTGCCTCCAGCTTCGTCACTTGAGCCGGGGGGCCGCCGGAGGCGCCCACCCTCCACAGCGGACCGGCGAAATCGCGGGCATAGACGATCACGTCGCCCGGCAGCCACGCGCCCCCGCGCGGCGCATTGGGGGTATCGGCAATGTCGGCGACCGGGCCGCCGTACGAGCGCATCTTTTTCAGCTTGCCGTCGGCGAAAAAGGCGATCCAGCGGGAATCGGGTGACCAGAAAGGAAAGATGGCGCCGTCGGTGCCGGCCAGCCGCTGCACCGCTCCCGTGGCCAGCGTCCGCACCCACAGGGCCTGCGCTTCTTTGGCCGTATGCGCCCCGAAGACGAGTTGCGTGCCGTCGGGCGAGAACACCGGCGGCGCCGAAGTATCGCCCATGAAGTCGAAGCTCACCCCCGCCGGCGCGACGATCTCGGCGTGCAGTGTGGGCCGGGGCCGCGCAGCCACCAAGGCCAGGGTCACGACCGCCGCCAGCAGCGCCACGACCACCGCAGCCCAGGCCACGCGCTCCCACCGATGTCGCTGTGCCTTCAGGGGCAGCGCGCTCACGGCAGCCTGCGAGCCCGACTGGCTGATCCAGCGCAACTGCCGGGCCACGTCGGCGGCGCTCTGCCAGCGCTCTTCCGGGTCCTTGGCCAGGCAGCCCTTCACCACCTGCTCCAGCGCCGGCGGCGACAGCGGCTGCACCTTCGAGATCGGCTCCGGCTCCTTCTCCAGGATGGCCGAGGCCACCGAGACCGCGCTCTTGCCCTCGAAGGCGCGCTTGCCTGTTGCCATCTCGTAGAGCACCGCCCCCAGC from Terriglobales bacterium includes these protein-coding regions:
- a CDS encoding protein kinase translates to MALAVGSKLGPYEILGAAGAGGMGEVYRARDTRLERTVAIKVLPEQFSQNPDLRQRFEREARAISSLNHPNICTLYDVGHQDGTDYLVLEYIEGETLSARLQRGPLPVEQTLKTGCEIAEALEKAHRQGIVHRDLKPGNVMLTKSGAKLLDFGLAKPQGAMQPGSVLTQAITQTSPASPITQQGTLVGTFQYMAPEQVEGKEADARSDIFALGAVLYEMATGKRAFEGKSAVSVASAILEKEPEPISKVQPLSPPALEQVVKGCLAKDPEERWQSAADVARQLRWISQSGSQAAVSALPLKAQRHRWERVAWAAVVVALLAAVVTLALVAARPRPTLHAEIVAPAGVSFDFMGDTSAPPVFSPDGTQLVFGAHTAKEAQALWVRTLATGAVQRLAGTDGAIFPFWSPDSRWIAFFADGKLKKMRSYGGPVADIADTPNAPRGGAWLPGDVIVYARDFAGPLWRVGASGGPPAQVTKLEAQQTTHRWPIALPDGQHFLYYATSHTSPSGQGSGIYYAALDGSLNKLVVASDAGGFYASGYLLYHQQNSLVAQRFDAASGTLGGDPEIISDAVAYDPGTWHLLVTASQRGTLAYQHGAATPGAQLTWMDRSGKTLALLGPPAGYNGYSISPDGKRVAAAIIGRTSEIYLLDVESGLATRLSFDSFTAHSAPSWSRDGQRVVYAADNGFGTGVGQPPALYAKAVNGSGGAVLQYRPESGGATWPEWSPDGRYLAFIHNTGPSGAQVEALPVGDGKPVVVAKPRFSQDTVVGYDLSRDGRWIAYVCIEAGGPQVYVSAFPSGSGRWQVSSQGGNSAVWSQNSDELFFEDNSFNLSVASYTAQGSDFAITGIKQLVALRASPAGGTAFDVGPDGRRFLVDVSSQESSAPLELVLNWTAELKK